The Liquorilactobacillus nagelii DSM 13675 DNA window ACACGGTATTCCAACTCATTTTGTCAAGAAACTGTCAGCTACTGAAGAAATAGTTAAACGAGTTAAAATTATTCCTTTAGAAGTTGTTACCCGTAATCTTGGAGCTGGTCATTTTGCTTCTCGCTTTGGTGTTAAAGAAGGCTTGAAATTCAGCCAACCTGTTGAAGAACTTTATTATAAGAGTGATGAGTTAGCAGATCCTTTTATGAATGAATCACAAGCAGCTGCTTTAGGAATTGCAAATGCCGAAGAAATTAAGCAAATTTGGGAAATATCTCGTCAAGTTAATCAGCTTTTAAGTTCGTTATTTGCTGAAGTTGGGCTGGATTTAGTTGATTTTAAATTAGAGTTTGGCAAAACGGCGACCGGAGAAATTATTTTAGCCGATGAATTTTCGCCAGATAATTGTCGCTTGTGGGATCAAAAAACTAAACAACATATGGATAAAGATGTTTTTCGCCGTGATCTGGGTGATTTAGCTCCGATTTATCAAGAAGTTTTACGTCGCTTGACAACCAAATTGGGAGCGTGAAGAAAATGAAAAAAGTTAGAATTTTTGTCACCTACAAGGAATCAGTATTTGATCCACAAGGTGAAACAATTACTGCGGCTGTTAAAAGTTTAGGCTTCCCAGAAGTTAAAAAAATTGGTGTTGGTAAATTTTTCGATATTACATTATCAGATGAAGCTGACCTTGATCAAACAATTCCAGCAATCTCTGAAAAACTATTAGTGAATTTTAACTTAGAAACTTATCGCTATCAAGTATTGGAGGAGCAAAAATGAAAGTTGCAGTGGTCGTTTTTCCTGGGTCAAATTGTGACATTGATTTATATGAAGCTTTGACATCAGTTTGTCAAGTTGAAGCGGAATATGTATCATATCAGCAAAATACTTTGACCGGGTTTGATGCTGTTATGCTGCCAGGCGGCTTTTCTTATGGAGATTATTTACGTTGTGGAGCAATTGCACGTTTTAGCAACATTATGCCAGCAATTCAAGCATTTGCCGCTCAAGGAAAACCGGTTTTTGGAACTTGTAATGGATTTCAAATCTTGACTGAAGCAGGTTTATTGCCAGGTGCTCTGAAACAAAATGATTCATTAAAATTTGTCTGCAAAACAGTTGCTTTGAAAGTAGAAAATAACCAAACCATTTTCACTAATCAGTATCACACTGGAGAAGTAATTCAGCTACCAATTGCGCATGCTGATGGTAGCTATTACGCTGATCCACAAACTTTAGCTGCTTTGGAAGCTAATCACCAAATTGTTTTCCGCTATGCTGCTGAAAATCCCAATGGTAGTTTAAATAATATTGCTGGAATTACTAATCGCCGAGGAAATGTGTTAGGAATGATGCCACATCCAGAACGGGCAGTTGAATCAATTTTAGGCAATACTGATGGTTTGCGGCTTTTTAAATCATTATTGGATAGCCAATCAGTTAAGGAGGCAGTACATTAATGGTAAAAGAATTAACGCCAACACAAATTCAGCAGCAAAAGCCTTATCTTGCTTGGGGCTTAAGCGAAAAAGAATATGATTATATCAGCAAACAGCTAATTAAACGATTGCCCAATTATACTGAAACGGGGCTGTTTGCAGTTATGTGGAGTGAACACTGCTCTTACAAAATGTCCAAACCAGTTTTGCGTGAGTTCCCCAATACTGGGAAGCGTGTTTTGCAAGGCCCTGGCGAAGGAGCTGGTATTCTAGATATCGGGGATAATCAGGCGGTTGTTTTTAAAGCGGAAAGTCATAATCATCCTTCCGCGGTTGAACCCTATGAAGGGGCAGCTACAGGAGTTGGCGGTATTATTCGTGATATTTTCAGTATGGGAGCACGACCAATTGCGATGCTTGATTCACTGCATTTTGGCGAAATTAACCATCCACGAACAAAATATTTAATCAATGAAATTGTTGCTGGAATTGGCGGATATGGTAACTGTATGGGAATTCCAACAGTTGGTGGTGAAACGACTTTTGATCCTTGTTATGCTGGTAATCCCTTAGTTAATGCGATGTGTGTCGGAGTTATGGATCAATCTGACATGCAAAAGGGGCGGGCTACGGGAGTTGGTAATGCAGTCATGTATGTCGGTGCCAAAACTGGTCGTGACGGTATTCATGGAGCAACCTTTGCTTCTGCCGATTTTGCTGATGATAAGGAAACTCAGCGCTCAGCGGTTCAAGTTGGAGATCCCTTTATGGAAAAACTATTATTGGAGGCTTGTTTGGAATTAACTCACAAGCATCATGATTGGTTGGTAGGAATTCAAGACATGGGAGCTGCCGGGTTAGTTTCTTCAAGTTGTGAAATGGCTTCTAAGGCTGATAGTGGGATGGAACTGGATTTGGATTTAGTTCCACAGCGTGAACCGGCGATGTCAGCTTACGAAATTATGTTGAGTGAATCACAGGAGCGAATGTTACTGTGTATCAGAAAGGGTTTTGAAAAACCAG harbors:
- the purC gene encoding phosphoribosylaminoimidazolesuccinocarboxamide synthase, which codes for MAKMIYAGKAKQLWTTDDEQLLRVVYTNQATALNGKRKDQISGKGELNNQISTLIFEYLSAHGIPTHFVKKLSATEEIVKRVKIIPLEVVTRNLGAGHFASRFGVKEGLKFSQPVEELYYKSDELADPFMNESQAAALGIANAEEIKQIWEISRQVNQLLSSLFAEVGLDLVDFKLEFGKTATGEIILADEFSPDNCRLWDQKTKQHMDKDVFRRDLGDLAPIYQEVLRRLTTKLGA
- the purS gene encoding phosphoribosylformylglycinamidine synthase subunit PurS, with product MKKVRIFVTYKESVFDPQGETITAAVKSLGFPEVKKIGVGKFFDITLSDEADLDQTIPAISEKLLVNFNLETYRYQVLEEQK
- the purQ gene encoding phosphoribosylformylglycinamidine synthase subunit PurQ, encoding MKVAVVVFPGSNCDIDLYEALTSVCQVEAEYVSYQQNTLTGFDAVMLPGGFSYGDYLRCGAIARFSNIMPAIQAFAAQGKPVFGTCNGFQILTEAGLLPGALKQNDSLKFVCKTVALKVENNQTIFTNQYHTGEVIQLPIAHADGSYYADPQTLAALEANHQIVFRYAAENPNGSLNNIAGITNRRGNVLGMMPHPERAVESILGNTDGLRLFKSLLDSQSVKEAVH